The following coding sequences lie in one Myxococcales bacterium genomic window:
- a CDS encoding FHIPEP family type III secretion protein, which translates to MRAISRHWRSIARPGLSDSRELSEIALTIFVVLIVGMMIVPLPTGVLDVLIVTNLSFSVVLLLVATQVPHAMAFGSFPTILLISTLYRLGLNISSTRLILVQADAGRVIESFGTYVVKANYVVGAIVFFILTIVQYVVIAKGSERVAEVGARFTLDAMPGKQMAIDADLRAGALDYEQANAKRQALHRESQFYGAMDGAMKFVKGDAIASILIILINIIGGVATGTLMMDFPVEKSLKIFGLLTIGDGLVSQIPALLISTASALVVTRVASENHKSSLATDMVSQLLGNPKPLITGACLLAVLALLPGLPTFPFLVLAGVLWVSSRSAQRIRAARQSQLPAHAPLNLMPLVALPSFELRVGRELYAQCMTEPHGMALDDGLEIERKRLRAGLAIELPSPQLVLDPELGDHGIAVHVRGEAVHPASQSHADIAQVLALVRQGAEQHGYLWISMNTVGERLQTLRLTQPQLVNHAIPHRVSLASLTAVMRGLAQEGIGLQTLEAVLETFAFADTQRQGEGDLLARARVGLKGYISEPLARDGLIVVHTLDPLIEDAIRGAIIEPGIDPKLALDPELRRDILTAVRRAREHMPHGLTVLTHGDVRRACWVLLNSDSMGVTVISYDEIAPAYKIQSHGNITP; encoded by the coding sequence ATGCGTGCTATCTCGCGGCACTGGCGCTCTATCGCGCGCCCGGGTTTGTCCGACTCGCGGGAACTATCCGAAATCGCGTTGACCATTTTTGTGGTGCTGATCGTGGGAATGATGATCGTTCCCCTCCCTACCGGCGTCCTAGACGTGCTGATTGTCACCAATCTTTCGTTTTCAGTGGTCCTGCTTTTGGTAGCGACTCAGGTTCCCCATGCGATGGCGTTTGGATCGTTTCCCACCATTCTGCTCATCAGCACACTCTATAGACTGGGGCTTAACATTTCCTCCACGCGACTGATATTGGTGCAGGCGGACGCGGGGCGGGTCATCGAAAGCTTTGGCACTTATGTCGTCAAGGCCAACTACGTCGTGGGTGCCATTGTGTTTTTTATTCTCACCATCGTTCAGTACGTCGTGATCGCAAAGGGATCCGAGCGCGTGGCTGAGGTGGGAGCACGGTTTACGCTTGATGCGATGCCCGGAAAACAGATGGCCATTGACGCTGACCTGCGCGCAGGAGCACTGGATTACGAGCAGGCCAATGCCAAGCGCCAAGCGCTTCATCGTGAGAGTCAGTTTTATGGTGCGATGGATGGCGCGATGAAGTTCGTCAAAGGAGATGCCATCGCCAGCATTCTCATCATTTTGATCAATATCATTGGCGGCGTCGCTACCGGCACGCTGATGATGGACTTTCCCGTCGAAAAAAGCCTGAAGATATTTGGATTACTCACTATTGGAGACGGGCTCGTCTCTCAAATTCCGGCGCTGCTGATCTCCACCGCATCTGCGTTGGTCGTGACACGGGTGGCGTCGGAAAACCACAAGTCTTCGCTCGCAACCGATATGGTCTCTCAGCTTCTTGGCAATCCCAAGCCGCTCATCACCGGTGCATGCTTGCTGGCTGTTCTTGCGCTTTTGCCCGGCCTGCCAACTTTTCCGTTTCTGGTGTTGGCGGGTGTATTGTGGGTGAGCAGCCGTAGCGCGCAACGAATACGCGCGGCGCGCCAAAGCCAACTGCCCGCACATGCTCCTCTGAATCTCATGCCATTGGTGGCTCTTCCTTCATTCGAGCTTCGCGTCGGCCGCGAGCTTTATGCACAATGCATGACAGAACCACATGGCATGGCGCTCGACGACGGTCTTGAGATCGAGCGCAAGCGACTGCGGGCCGGTTTGGCCATCGAGCTACCGTCGCCCCAGCTTGTGCTCGATCCCGAACTCGGCGATCATGGAATCGCCGTCCATGTGCGAGGCGAAGCCGTCCATCCCGCCTCACAGTCTCATGCCGACATCGCCCAGGTGCTGGCATTGGTGAGACAGGGTGCTGAACAGCATGGCTATTTGTGGATAAGCATGAATACCGTGGGGGAACGTCTACAGACCTTGCGTCTCACGCAGCCGCAGTTGGTCAACCACGCAATCCCTCATCGGGTATCGCTTGCGTCGCTCACCGCCGTGATGCGCGGGCTTGCTCAAGAGGGGATTGGATTACAAACGCTCGAAGCGGTGCTCGAGACCTTCGCCTTCGCGGATACTCAGAGACAAGGCGAGGGGGATTTGTTGGCCCGCGCTCGGGTAGGACTCAAGGGATATATCAGTGAACCCTTGGCGCGCGACGGATTGATTGTCGTACATACCCTGGATCCCTTAATCGAAGACGCGATCAGAGGCGCAATCATCGAGCCCGGCATTGATCCAAAGCTGGCCTTAGACCCTGAGTTGAGGCGTGACATTCTTACAGCCGTAAGGCGTGCTCGGGAACACATGCCTCACGGATTGACAGTATTGACCCACGGAGACGTGCGACGAGCATGTTGGGTCTTATTGAACTCCGATAGCATGGGCGTGACGGTGATAAGCTACGATGAAATCGCACCCGCTTATAAAATTCAGTCCCACGGTAATATTACACCTTAG
- a CDS encoding DUF4388 domain-containing protein, translating into MAKKPRKNFALRFISGKYQGGELLLPRDREIVMGRSSELDMVLVEDMVSRRHAKLSLEGDDIYIQDLGSTNGTFVNGEKVKKSKLNEGDRILVGTSIIKLVDLGDAPEVNTANAPGHREMTDAKATAPVRTMSGVIEEIPLPDLLQLFSTSKKSGVLSIHRGHDVGRIFLDKGRVIHASLNERSDIQPLKVFYRLLTWQNGTFELEPPQEREFIERIEMSTEGLLMEGMRHLDEQARLAGNVPSSQSNISLVRPMHAPLTALAPEELNVLQLVINFQTTESILNNSPLTDLETYEALAKLISAGYVESDG; encoded by the coding sequence ATGGCCAAGAAGCCACGTAAGAATTTCGCTCTCCGATTTATCTCAGGAAAGTATCAGGGAGGCGAGCTGCTGTTGCCGCGCGATCGTGAGATCGTGATGGGCAGGTCTAGCGAGCTGGATATGGTGCTGGTAGAGGATATGGTTTCAAGACGCCATGCCAAGCTCTCTCTCGAAGGCGATGATATTTACATCCAGGATCTGGGCTCCACCAACGGGACATTTGTCAACGGCGAGAAAGTCAAGAAGTCTAAGTTAAACGAGGGCGATCGCATTTTAGTTGGGACGAGCATCATAAAACTCGTCGATCTTGGGGACGCCCCTGAAGTGAATACGGCCAATGCGCCCGGGCATCGCGAGATGACCGATGCCAAGGCGACGGCGCCGGTGCGCACCATGTCGGGGGTCATAGAAGAGATTCCGCTGCCTGATCTGCTTCAGCTTTTCTCGACCTCCAAAAAGAGTGGTGTCCTTTCCATCCATCGCGGCCATGATGTGGGCAGGATATTCTTAGACAAAGGCCGTGTGATTCATGCGTCTTTGAATGAGCGGAGCGACATTCAGCCGCTAAAGGTATTCTATCGGCTGCTCACCTGGCAGAACGGCACTTTCGAGCTGGAACCACCACAAGAGCGCGAGTTCATAGAGCGCATTGAGATGTCCACCGAAGGGCTGCTGATGGAAGGTATGCGTCACCTCGATGAGCAGGCGCGCCTCGCAGGAAACGTGCCAAGCAGCCAGAGTAACATCTCTTTAGTGCGGCCAATGCATGCGCCCCTTACGGCCCTTGCGCCAGAGGAACTCAATGTGTTGCAGCTGGTCATCAATTTTCAAACGACCGAGAGCATTTTGAACAATAGCCCATTGACGGACCTTGAGACCTACGAAGCTTTGGCTAAGCTAATCAGTGCTGGATACGTGGAATCAGACGGATAA
- the dnaX gene encoding DNA polymerase III subunit gamma/tau: MSYTVFARKYRPQVFADLVGQEHITRTLTNAIQTGRIAHAFLLTGVRGVGKTTTARILAKALNCKDGPAPEPCNACDACTEIAAGVDMDVIEIDGASNNSVEDVRRLQETLPFQPARDRFKILIVDEVHMLSNSAFNALLKTLEEPPEHVKFVLATTEAHKVPITIRSRCQRYDYRLIPANVIAQRVKDILNAEGIDADDATIAMVSREAAGSLRDALTLLDQIVAFSGRRLDHTEVAKMLGIADRHIVFSLAEALLKRNTGIALSLINTICEQGMDLAHTLKQLLGIMRDLVVLHTLDDRRDFVDMTDEELDLAHRLIGSSGGLELQRTYSMLSTLLDAMAHSSAPRIDVEMGLVQIASAPPLQDMQKLLEELNSLTHGVSEQPRPLAPPVRAPAANPTASVASGDAIDIFEKLVNQVRASRPALAAVLEHGALVRMDPEHVLIAFETQSFYAHQAESPEALQAIADAAGIVMQLGAERRPKVQIKRGQTGDETIVQRKSAQTKAHKEQLRQKALAHPAVRDTLEIFPEAADKIDVRTDVD; encoded by the coding sequence ATGAGCTACACTGTATTCGCTCGTAAGTATCGCCCGCAGGTGTTTGCCGACCTGGTAGGTCAGGAACACATCACACGGACGCTCACCAATGCCATTCAAACTGGCCGCATTGCGCATGCGTTTTTGCTAACGGGCGTGCGGGGCGTGGGGAAAACCACCACCGCACGCATTTTAGCCAAAGCGTTGAATTGTAAAGACGGCCCTGCGCCTGAGCCATGCAATGCCTGTGACGCATGCACAGAAATCGCCGCCGGCGTCGATATGGACGTGATCGAGATCGATGGCGCTTCCAACAATAGCGTCGAGGACGTGCGGCGGCTGCAAGAGACATTACCATTTCAGCCCGCCCGTGACCGGTTCAAGATTCTTATCGTGGACGAAGTCCATATGCTCTCGAATAGCGCTTTTAATGCCTTGCTCAAAACCCTAGAAGAGCCTCCCGAGCACGTGAAATTTGTGCTTGCCACCACTGAGGCGCACAAAGTCCCAATCACGATTCGCTCGCGGTGCCAGCGTTATGATTACCGTCTCATCCCCGCCAACGTCATCGCACAACGGGTGAAAGACATCCTAAACGCCGAGGGCATCGATGCCGATGATGCCACCATTGCGATGGTTTCGCGTGAAGCCGCTGGCTCCTTGCGCGATGCACTTACCTTGCTCGATCAGATCGTCGCTTTTTCTGGGCGTCGATTGGATCACACTGAGGTGGCCAAAATGCTGGGTATAGCCGACCGCCATATCGTTTTCAGTCTTGCCGAGGCACTTCTCAAGAGGAACACCGGCATCGCCCTCAGTCTGATCAATACCATTTGCGAACAGGGGATGGACCTTGCCCATACACTCAAACAGCTTCTCGGCATCATGCGAGATCTCGTCGTGCTCCATACGCTTGACGACAGGCGTGATTTTGTCGACATGACTGATGAGGAACTGGACCTCGCACATCGTCTCATTGGCTCCTCGGGCGGCCTGGAGCTGCAGCGCACCTACAGTATGCTCTCGACGTTGCTCGACGCTATGGCCCATTCAAGCGCGCCGCGCATAGACGTGGAGATGGGGCTCGTACAGATCGCATCCGCCCCTCCCTTACAAGATATGCAGAAGCTGCTTGAGGAGCTTAATAGCTTAACTCATGGCGTCAGTGAACAACCACGCCCTCTGGCCCCGCCCGTCAGGGCCCCTGCGGCGAACCCGACGGCGTCAGTGGCAAGTGGGGATGCTATCGATATTTTCGAGAAGCTCGTCAATCAGGTGCGTGCCTCCCGTCCAGCACTGGCTGCAGTACTCGAGCACGGAGCGCTTGTCAGGATGGATCCCGAGCACGTGCTCATCGCCTTTGAAACGCAGTCCTTCTATGCGCACCAAGCCGAAAGCCCCGAGGCGCTCCAAGCCATCGCCGATGCTGCTGGAATTGTGATGCAGCTCGGCGCTGAACGGCGCCCCAAAGTACAAATTAAGCGAGGCCAAACGGGCGACGAGACGATCGTCCAACGAAAGAGCGCCCAAACCAAGGCGCATAAAGAACAGCTTCGCCAAAAGGCCCTGGCGCATCCGGCCGTACGCGACACGCTCGAAATTTTTCCCGAAGCAGCAGATAAAATTGATGTGCGCACCGACGTAGACTAG
- a CDS encoding FHA domain-containing protein: MLEHEIGVVCGACDAYTPMGQNVCVGCGREVRLHAPGSAAQLEPSSEPPGEVPGTSAVTNGDPLMEQARHYVCTQCATLVPSGHKFCGNCGAQVPLMVQKLQTNYFGPMQTPGRGRLLVIRGQEGSDGINYVLNTDAYVIGRTTGEILFPMDSWVSPQHAKLFYDASGLSITDLGSVNGVYVRIREPVTLQLGDAFICGEQVFRLEAPPKDSTHTTPDMTYFYASPKRPSAFRIIQVLEGGREGIVFCARGNQVRIGREDNDLNFSEDVFMSGNHATLQMVAEGRFSLTDNNSKNGTYMRIREKQALRHDDYLFIGHHLLRVELTA; the protein is encoded by the coding sequence ATGTTGGAGCACGAAATTGGAGTCGTCTGCGGCGCGTGTGACGCGTATACCCCTATGGGGCAAAATGTATGCGTGGGTTGTGGGCGCGAGGTACGCCTGCACGCTCCCGGATCGGCTGCTCAGCTCGAGCCCAGTAGCGAGCCGCCCGGTGAGGTGCCCGGTACATCAGCCGTTACCAATGGAGATCCACTGATGGAGCAAGCGCGCCATTACGTGTGTACACAATGCGCGACGTTGGTGCCTTCGGGCCACAAATTTTGCGGCAACTGCGGTGCGCAAGTCCCGCTCATGGTTCAAAAACTACAGACGAATTATTTCGGGCCGATGCAGACACCGGGGCGCGGGCGACTATTGGTCATTCGCGGACAGGAGGGTTCCGACGGTATCAACTACGTGCTCAACACTGATGCCTATGTCATCGGCAGAACCACCGGGGAAATACTTTTTCCAATGGACTCGTGGGTCAGTCCACAACACGCAAAGTTATTTTACGATGCCTCCGGGCTATCAATCACGGATCTCGGGAGCGTCAATGGCGTGTACGTGCGCATCAGGGAGCCGGTCACGCTACAACTTGGCGACGCCTTCATTTGCGGTGAACAGGTGTTTCGTTTGGAAGCACCGCCAAAAGATTCGACGCATACTACTCCGGATATGACATATTTTTATGCGTCGCCGAAGCGCCCAAGCGCTTTTCGTATTATTCAGGTGCTCGAGGGTGGCCGAGAGGGAATAGTATTTTGCGCACGCGGGAACCAGGTGCGTATAGGCCGCGAAGACAACGACTTGAATTTTTCCGAAGACGTATTCATGTCAGGAAACCATGCGACATTACAAATGGTGGCCGAGGGAAGATTTTCTTTGACCGACAACAACTCTAAGAATGGTACCTATATGCGTATCCGTGAGAAGCAGGCCTTGAGACATGATGACTATCTGTTCATTGGCCATCATCTTTTGCGGGTAGAGCTCACCGCTTAG
- the recR gene encoding recombination protein RecR — MKLSSIAKPLTIRAFPPSDPLAELVDILARLPGIGERTAMRLCFFVLRQQPEYAHALSKSLAELHHRVKKCQQCGNYGSNESCAICLDHRRDRSTVCIVATVQDLVAVERTNTYRGVYFVLHQLLAPLDGIQPDDIRVGPLLEQAKQGTIQEIIIATPLSVEGEATALYLAQLFRPLEITVTRIASGVPHGGELEFTDHVTMERAFDGRKAL, encoded by the coding sequence ATGAAGCTTTCCTCGATCGCGAAGCCTCTGACCATCCGCGCCTTTCCCCCGTCCGATCCACTGGCAGAGCTTGTGGACATCTTGGCCCGGCTCCCCGGCATCGGGGAACGCACGGCCATGAGACTTTGTTTTTTTGTACTCAGACAGCAGCCCGAATATGCGCATGCACTCAGCAAAAGCCTCGCTGAACTCCATCATCGCGTCAAAAAATGTCAGCAGTGTGGGAACTATGGTTCTAACGAGTCTTGCGCCATCTGCCTGGATCATCGTCGGGACAGGTCCACGGTGTGTATTGTCGCCACTGTGCAAGATTTGGTAGCAGTGGAACGCACGAATACGTACAGGGGGGTATACTTCGTTCTGCACCAGCTGTTGGCCCCCCTTGATGGCATCCAGCCCGATGACATTCGCGTAGGTCCCCTTTTAGAGCAAGCCAAGCAGGGCACCATTCAGGAGATTATCATCGCCACTCCGTTAAGCGTCGAGGGCGAGGCGACCGCTCTTTACCTTGCGCAGTTATTTCGACCATTGGAGATCACTGTAACCCGCATCGCCAGTGGCGTACCTCACGGGGGCGAGCTGGAGTTTACCGATCACGTCACCATGGAGCGTGCATTCGACGGGCGAAAGGCCCTCTAA
- a CDS encoding FHA domain-containing protein produces the protein MTACQRCGRENQEHYKFCLGCGAELPKQDSAPRKDFKLPTPASIKAPSLRPSGRVSQVPAETVHVSASAPAEATVACAACGIAVPKSFRFCGGCGHAMAAASASAPEASQPAGAGASTRVPSLVLIQADGTDGEAFALSQESTMVGRETDPLFASDSFLSPRHATFARRSDVLTVTDEASLNGVYLRIAPNTPIELNDGSMFRIGQEILKVQSHGPDTGQDSGVDVMGSPARGIVGRIATVIGYDVVGDAFPVLAGGLHMGRERGDVLFPDDGYVSGLHCRIHHERGKLMLTDVGSSNGTYVRLESGRAVTLNAGDLLLLGQQLFRVQI, from the coding sequence GTGACAGCTTGTCAGCGATGCGGCCGCGAGAACCAAGAGCATTACAAGTTTTGTCTTGGGTGTGGAGCTGAGCTCCCCAAACAAGATAGCGCGCCACGTAAGGACTTTAAACTTCCAACGCCAGCGTCCATCAAGGCACCAAGCCTCAGGCCCTCGGGCCGCGTATCGCAGGTGCCCGCCGAAACTGTGCATGTTTCCGCGTCAGCCCCAGCGGAAGCGACGGTGGCGTGCGCCGCTTGTGGGATTGCCGTTCCCAAAAGCTTTCGTTTCTGCGGAGGGTGCGGCCATGCCATGGCCGCCGCATCAGCGTCAGCTCCTGAGGCCTCTCAGCCTGCGGGCGCCGGAGCCAGTACGCGAGTGCCCTCACTAGTACTGATTCAAGCTGATGGCACCGATGGCGAAGCCTTTGCGCTGAGCCAAGAATCAACCATGGTGGGGAGAGAGACCGATCCATTGTTTGCCAGCGATTCGTTTTTGTCGCCGCGTCACGCGACGTTTGCTCGGCGAAGCGATGTGCTCACCGTCACAGATGAAGCCAGTCTCAATGGCGTCTATCTGCGCATTGCACCGAACACACCCATCGAACTCAACGATGGGTCCATGTTTCGCATCGGCCAAGAAATTCTCAAGGTGCAAAGCCATGGGCCAGACACCGGCCAAGACAGTGGTGTGGATGTCATGGGTAGCCCCGCACGCGGAATTGTGGGCCGTATCGCTACGGTCATCGGGTATGATGTGGTGGGTGATGCGTTCCCGGTCTTAGCGGGCGGTCTCCATATGGGCCGAGAACGCGGCGATGTTCTCTTTCCTGACGATGGCTATGTTTCGGGGCTTCACTGCCGAATTCATCACGAGCGCGGCAAGCTGATGTTGACCGATGTGGGTAGTTCCAATGGAACGTACGTCCGGCTCGAGAGCGGTCGGGCAGTCACCCTTAATGCGGGAGATCTCTTGCTGCTCGGCCAGCAGCTATTTCGCGTCCAAATATAG
- a CDS encoding OmpA family protein, with protein MKSYRLIENVCANPGHSLKITAVCSIVMLMACGYSEEEMQAKQTRISALEAQLNDASARESELDKRLEEVESQNQAMIDRLKALGQNVENLEKERAKLTRAQKQAQARLDTFRTMLKRFRSMIASGALRVRIVRNRMVVELPEGVLFDSGKDELKKQGKDTLTQVAAVLKSITDRDFQIAGHTDDVPIRSQRFPSNWELSTARAVNVLHFLVEQGMDRARISAAGYAYTQPVAANDKPENRAKNRRIEIVLMPNLDELPDLSALEGAEG; from the coding sequence ATGAAAAGCTATCGATTGATTGAAAATGTGTGTGCAAACCCCGGCCATTCCCTAAAGATTACGGCGGTTTGCAGCATCGTGATGCTGATGGCATGCGGTTATTCTGAAGAGGAAATGCAGGCCAAGCAAACCCGCATCAGCGCACTTGAAGCGCAACTGAACGATGCAAGTGCCAGGGAAAGCGAGCTCGATAAGCGCCTCGAAGAAGTGGAGTCTCAAAACCAAGCCATGATCGATAGGCTGAAGGCGCTGGGGCAAAATGTGGAAAATCTTGAAAAGGAACGCGCGAAGCTGACTAGAGCACAAAAGCAGGCCCAAGCTCGTCTCGATACATTTCGGACGATGCTCAAGCGCTTTCGGTCGATGATTGCCTCAGGAGCCCTTCGGGTCCGCATTGTTCGCAACCGCATGGTTGTTGAACTCCCGGAAGGCGTATTGTTTGATTCCGGGAAAGACGAGCTAAAGAAACAGGGCAAAGATACCCTGACCCAGGTCGCAGCCGTGCTGAAATCCATTACCGATCGGGATTTCCAAATCGCAGGACATACAGACGATGTTCCCATTCGCAGCCAGCGCTTCCCCTCGAACTGGGAGCTTTCGACTGCGCGGGCAGTCAATGTGCTGCATTTCCTTGTAGAGCAAGGCATGGATCGCGCGCGCATCTCGGCGGCTGGCTATGCATATACCCAGCCCGTGGCGGCCAATGACAAACCTGAGAACCGTGCGAAGAACCGCCGCATCGAAATCGTGCTGATGCCCAATCTCGATGAGCTTCCTGATCTTTCAGCGCTGGAAGGCGCGGAAGGCTAA
- a CDS encoding PilZ domain-containing protein, which yields MSNTSPQNRKNPRVTLNKEFPSFDAFVQEYVTNVSRTGVFVRSDDPPSIGSEVNICFTVVADGIETIEGVGKVVRVQDNPAGVGVVFTRLSHYSSHLIERLLTDTRKRAE from the coding sequence ATGTCGAACACTTCTCCGCAAAACCGCAAGAACCCCCGGGTCACTCTCAACAAAGAGTTTCCCTCTTTCGACGCGTTCGTGCAGGAATACGTGACCAACGTCTCGCGAACCGGCGTATTTGTGAGATCCGATGACCCGCCCAGCATCGGAAGCGAAGTCAACATATGCTTCACCGTGGTCGCTGACGGCATCGAAACCATTGAGGGCGTGGGCAAGGTCGTCCGTGTGCAGGACAACCCGGCTGGCGTGGGAGTCGTGTTCACTCGTTTAAGTCACTACTCATCACACCTTATCGAGCGCTTGCTGACTGATACCAGGAAACGCGCGGAATAG
- a CDS encoding Rne/Rng family ribonuclease, translating to MTAHNTLVINVGIGETRVALIEDGFLAELYVEREHERSTVGNVYLGKVTRVLPGMQAAFIDIGLDRAAFLHVEDLTPEKDFEALENAEAAGSEDAPADPSGAAPSMRPKSPMRISRRTPIRDVLQEGQDIVVQVSKAPISTKGARVTSHISLPGRYVVYLPTVDHIGVSKRIGNDLERQRLRESVESLRPPKGGLIVRTVGAGLTKKRLKADIAYLVKTWEEVAAKKEHTTKAPALLYRDLDIVLRAARDLFTEEVGRLVVDGPLHHAKLLEFMNVFMPERMGDVELYARKEPIFDEYGIEEEVHRALSRKVQLPSGGHLIIDQAEALTAIDVNTGRFTGKGKDVEETILQTNLEAVKEIAYQLRFRNIGGLIVLDFIDMERSSHREKVYRLLTKYLKRDRAKTTTIRISELGLVEMTRKRTRESLGRTLHEPCFYCDGTGNLLSKTTICHEIIRQVAREKDSLPGYTIVINAHPAVCDMLEREAKSVMEEVSKRCSRQISIKAHADYHLEQYYLSGA from the coding sequence ATGACAGCGCATAACACCCTAGTCATCAACGTCGGTATTGGCGAGACCCGTGTCGCCCTCATCGAGGACGGTTTTCTGGCCGAGCTCTATGTGGAGCGGGAGCATGAACGGAGCACGGTGGGAAATGTTTATCTCGGCAAGGTGACAAGAGTCTTGCCTGGAATGCAGGCAGCCTTCATTGACATTGGTCTCGACCGGGCAGCGTTTTTGCATGTCGAGGATCTCACGCCGGAGAAAGACTTCGAGGCTCTAGAGAACGCTGAGGCCGCGGGTTCCGAGGATGCGCCTGCTGATCCCTCGGGAGCAGCGCCGTCTATGCGTCCTAAGTCTCCCATGAGAATCAGCCGACGCACACCGATTCGGGATGTGCTTCAGGAGGGGCAGGACATTGTGGTGCAGGTATCGAAAGCACCCATAAGCACCAAGGGCGCCCGCGTTACGAGCCATATTTCTCTACCAGGACGCTATGTCGTCTACCTTCCGACTGTCGATCATATTGGCGTCTCTAAACGCATTGGCAATGATCTCGAACGGCAGCGTCTTCGGGAATCTGTTGAATCACTTAGGCCCCCAAAAGGCGGCCTTATTGTGCGGACGGTAGGGGCTGGTCTGACAAAGAAGCGCCTCAAGGCCGACATTGCCTATCTGGTCAAAACCTGGGAAGAAGTCGCAGCCAAAAAAGAACACACAACAAAAGCGCCCGCGCTTTTGTATCGGGATCTGGACATTGTACTCAGAGCAGCCCGTGACCTTTTTACCGAGGAGGTGGGACGGTTGGTGGTGGATGGCCCTCTGCATCATGCCAAGTTGCTCGAGTTTATGAACGTTTTTATGCCCGAGCGCATGGGCGACGTGGAACTTTATGCACGTAAAGAACCAATTTTCGATGAATACGGTATCGAAGAGGAAGTGCACCGTGCTCTTTCGCGCAAGGTGCAGCTGCCATCCGGAGGGCATCTGATCATCGATCAAGCAGAGGCGCTGACAGCAATCGACGTCAACACGGGTCGATTCACAGGCAAAGGCAAAGACGTCGAGGAAACCATACTTCAGACCAATCTCGAGGCAGTAAAAGAAATCGCCTACCAGCTTCGGTTTCGCAACATTGGCGGACTCATCGTGCTCGATTTCATTGATATGGAAAGGTCCTCCCATCGCGAGAAAGTCTATCGCCTGCTGACCAAATATCTCAAGCGGGATCGTGCCAAGACCACAACCATTCGCATCAGTGAGCTGGGCCTGGTGGAAATGACCCGTAAGCGCACGCGGGAATCGCTCGGGCGAACGCTGCACGAACCGTGTTTCTATTGCGACGGAACAGGAAACCTCCTCTCGAAGACGACAATCTGTCATGAAATCATCCGCCAAGTGGCGCGGGAAAAGGACTCCCTTCCCGGTTACACCATTGTGATCAACGCGCACCCGGCCGTATGCGACATGCTTGAACGCGAAGCGAAGTCGGTGATGGAAGAGGTCTCAAAGCGGTGCTCGCGGCAGATTTCCATCAAAGCGCACGCGGACTATCATTTGGAACAGTATTATTTGTCTGGCGCATAA